The Synergistes jonesii genomic sequence CTCGCTCAGGTGATGGAAACGCCTGTGATCAGAGAGAGGCTCATAAAAGACATTTTTAAGTTTGAGTGCCTCGACCGCAGACTCAGCGAGGCGTTCATCACCGAACTTATGAACATGCCGTCCCTCGAGCTCGCGGACCATCTGATCGCGGGCTACACGAAAAAAGAAGTCAGAGATGTCTGCGACTGCACCGGTCTGAGCCTCGTTTCCTGCGTCGAAAACGGAAGCGATTTCCTCATCCATCCGATACCGAACCTTTATTTCCAGAGAGACCCAGCGATAACCGTAGCGAACGGAATCATCATAGGGCAGATGACCTTTGAAGCGCGCCGCATAGAGCCTCTCTACTGGAAATACATCACGAACCATCATCCGAGATTTGAAGGCATGCAGATACTCTTCGGAGACGCGCCGGACGAAATCTGGCCGCAGAAAGTGGAAGGCGGCGACCTGCTCGTTCTGACGGAAAAGGCGATGGCGATAGGCGTCTCGCAGCGCACGGCTCCGACCACCGTTCAGAGAATCGGGCGCAACCTCTCTTCGCGCACCTCGATCAAGCGCATATACGCCTTCGAAATCCCGAGGAAACGCTTCTGCATGCACCTCGACACCGTGTTCACGATGGTCGACAGAGACGCTTTCTGCATCTATCCGCCGCTGCTCGACTATTTGAGAGTGTGGCAGCTGGATTACGACGAAGGCGGAGTGCTGACGAGCCTCAAGCAGAGATCCGACTGGACGCACGATATAGCGAACGAACTCGGCTTCGACCATATCCGCCTGATAAAAATGCTGGGCGGCGACAAGGCCGGAATGGCGCGCGAACAGTGGCACGATGGGTGCAATACTTTGGCTGTCGCGCCCGGTAGGGTGATAACTTACAACCGTAACGTCACGGCGTCGAAAATTCTTAGAGACAACGGAATAGAAGTA encodes the following:
- a CDS encoding arginine deiminase, producing the protein MNQESHFCVFSETGKLKQVMLHRPGKEIDRLTIDNMDELLFDDLLWLEQAQREHDNFAEMLRNEGTEVLYFNECLAQVMETPVIRERLIKDIFKFECLDRRLSEAFITELMNMPSLELADHLIAGYTKKEVRDVCDCTGLSLVSCVENGSDFLIHPIPNLYFQRDPAITVANGIIIGQMTFEARRIEPLYWKYITNHHPRFEGMQILFGDAPDEIWPQKVEGGDLLVLTEKAMAIGVSQRTAPTTVQRIGRNLSSRTSIKRIYAFEIPRKRFCMHLDTVFTMVDRDAFCIYPPLLDYLRVWQLDYDEGGVLTSLKQRSDWTHDIANELGFDHIRLIKMLGGDKAGMAREQWHDGCNTLAVAPGRVITYNRNVTASKILRDNGIEVLELEGPELGRGRGGPRCMSMPLNRLPV